The sequence TTTTTTTATGTGATTCAATTGCTTTTGTGAGATCAAAATCGCATAGTATATCAGAACTTATAACAAGTATTGTTTCGTTTATATTTTCTTCTACAATTGCATATTTTACCGCTCCAGCTGTGCCATAATCTTCATCTGGCAGAATATAACTTAAATCAACACCAAATTCCTGTCCATCTTGAAAAAAATTTTTTATTACATCATGTTGAAAAAATAATAAAGCACTTACATTTTTCAATTGATGATGTTTTAGTAAATTAATTACATGTAACATAATTGGTTTATTGGCTACCGGAACCATTGGTTTGGGTATTTTAATAGTAAGAGGTCTAAGTCTTGTTCCAAATCCGCCTGCCATCAATATTGTTTTCACTTTTTCACCCCAATTTAGCTTATTTTTGTAAATTATACTTTAGTTTAAATAATTTGTAAATAAAAAAACACCTGCAATTGGCTAAATAATATTATTGTAATATAAAGTACTTTATGATAAAATGACTGATTGAAAACGCACACTTGCTTAATCTTGTGTGCACATGGAGTCTAAGTATTTTAGATTGGTGCACATTTAGCAAGTGGTGGTAAATCCATTTTTTAAGGAGTTTGTATGTCGCACATTACGATGAAGGAACTTTTAGAAGCAGGTGTTCACTTTGGTCACCAAACCAAACGCTGGAACCCAAAAATGAAACCTTACATTTTTGCTGCAAGGAAAGGTATTCACATTATTGATTTGCAGCAAACACTCTATTACTTTGAGAAAGCTTACGAATTTGTAGAAGAACAGGCTGCTGCA is a genomic window of Desulfurella sp. containing:
- a CDS encoding nucleotidyltransferase family protein → MKTILMAGGFGTRLRPLTIKIPKPMVPVANKPIMLHVINLLKHHQLKNVSALLFFQHDVIKNFFQDGQEFGVDLSYILPDEDYGTAGAVKYAIVEENINETILVISSDILCDFDLTKAIESHKKKHAKATIILTHTKDPTSYGIVITDSDSNIEKFLEKPSWGEVFSDLINTGIYILEKEAYDLIPEKT